A single Desulfatibacillum aliphaticivorans DSM 15576 DNA region contains:
- a CDS encoding response regulator, whose translation MALEWTVIIVDDEGPIRSSLADFLEDDGFITIQADSAEEGLSVVKNNPEINAAVVDIRLPGEDGNAFILQAHAIRPDMKFIIYTGSTDYSLPASVRKAGVDPAQVLHKPLQDIATLTAAIRRALGETD comes from the coding sequence ATGGCATTGGAATGGACTGTTATAATCGTGGATGACGAAGGCCCAATAAGATCCAGTCTGGCGGATTTTTTAGAGGACGACGGGTTTATAACCATCCAGGCGGACAGCGCCGAAGAAGGTTTGAGCGTCGTAAAAAACAACCCGGAAATAAACGCCGCCGTGGTGGACATCAGACTGCCCGGGGAAGACGGCAACGCGTTTATCCTGCAGGCTCACGCCATTCGGCCTGACATGAAGTTTATTATCTACACCGGATCAACGGATTACAGCCTGCCCGCATCAGTCAGGAAAGCAGGGGTGGACCCCGCGCAAGTGCTACACAAGCCTTTGCAGGACATCGCCACGCTGACCGCGGCTATACGCCGGGCATTGGGGGAAACAGATTGA